From Trichoderma atroviride chromosome 1, complete sequence, one genomic window encodes:
- a CDS encoding uncharacterized protein (EggNog:ENOG41~TransMembrane:1 (i130-149o)) has product MTKAPKKKSGSSGKLPVPNIADRTVNSSDDPPSRGAVALSTGLLSNVPYSIATASNVFGVGSEHPFANYWTCEGGLPEVISVLPEKLQADILLGRYFECVDPVYPMIHRQTFYADYEHFWQMSIPEKHSVDAAFIAQIFVMLALGAQFVTSTTPQERKQTAEFYASASNQALRMFSYLSTASIRSIQAMVLMTYFLINDNHASDGWAFAGILIRQAYAMGLHRDPNIVTPDASPFEKQQRRKVWQAVLLQDTFLTVLLSLPPSATHTDVSVDDLLDHGSSIASSDPTDNAYIRGSWTLANLVQETICSPRSLDVPICATARHKSKLIADFRAVYRSFPDVFRSWDAESLTTLAGTNKRVVRQTLFLTSNYFHNLMLVHASESPDVPVNARGTLEAAHDAIGAFFLLFNLLESEARVWWVFNHRAFLEALCIGNVLKEAAKEPVGKELLAKDPLFVRAKADITRMIQIMQQMAEDSEVARTRVQVLSEFLS; this is encoded by the exons ATGACCAAGGcccccaagaagaagtcgggGTCTTCTGGAAAGCTTCCAGTCCCCAACATCGCAGACAGGACTGTCAACAGCAGCGATGATCCCCCATCCAGGGGCGCTGTAGCCCTCTCCACTGGCTTGTTGTCAAACGTTCCATACTCCATCGCCACTGCCAGCAATGTGTTTGGAGTTGGTTCGGAACACCCATTCGCAAACTACTGGACATGTGAAGGTGGCCTCCCGGAAGTCATCTCTGTGCTTCCAGAGAAACTCCAGGCAGACATTTTACTCGGTCGATATTTCGAATGCGTCGATCCGGTGTACCCCATGATTCATCGCCAGACATTCTATGCCGACTATGAACATTTTTGGCAAATGTCTATACCGGAGAAGCACTCGGTTGATGCCGCCTTTATAGCCCAAATATTCGTCATGCTGGCTTTAGGCGCTCAGTTTGTCACGTCGACAACACCTCAGGAGCGGAAACAGACCGCCGAGTTTTACGCTTCCGCTAGCAATCAAGCTCTCCGGATGTTTTCATATCTTAGCACAGCATCAATTCGGTCCATTCAAGCCATGGTACTGATGACATACTTCCTTATCAACGATAACCACGCTTCAGACGGTTGGGCATTTGCTGGTATTTTAATACGGCAGGCTTATGCTATGGGCTTGCATCGTGATCCCAATATAG TAACCCCGGATGCTAGTCCGTTtgagaagcagcaaagacgCAAGGTCTGGCAGGCAGTCTTATTACAAGATACTTTCCTTACTGTGCTCTTGTCTCTACCGCCGTCTGCCACGCATACTGATGTGTCGGTGGATGATTTGCTTGATCACGGAtcctccatcgccagcagcgaccCGACTGATAATGCCTACATCCGAGGCTCCTGGACGCTGGCAAACCTAGTACAAGAGACCATTTGCTCACCTCGGTCTCTTGATGTGCCCATTTGTGCGACGGCGCGGCACAAGTCGAAACTGATTGCCGATTTCCGGGCTGTTTACCGCTCTTTCCCGGACGTATTTCGCTCGTGGGACGCTGAAAGCCTGACGACGTTGGCCGGGACAAACAAACGTGTTGTACGACAGACACTATTTCTTACGAGCAACTACTTTCACAACCTCATGTTGGTCCACGCGTCGGAAAGCCCGGACGTTCCTGTCAACGCAAGGGGCACACTGGAGGCCGCCCACGATGCCATCGGagcctttttcttgctgTTCAACCTGCTGGAGAGCGAGGCTCGCGTGTGGTGGGTCTTTAACCACAGAGCCTTTCTCGAGGCGTTGTGTATAGGCAATGTCCtgaaagaagcagccaaagagCCTGTGGGTAAGGAACTGCTGGCAAAAGACCCGCTGTTTGTTCGAGCCAAGGCAGACATCA CTCGGATGATACAGATCATGCAACAGATGGCCGAGGACTCCGAAGTTGCTCGGACCAGGGTTCAAGTGCTGAGCGAGTTTCTGAGCTAA
- a CDS encoding uncharacterized protein (EggNog:ENOG41~TransMembrane:2 (o276-297i318-341o)): protein MDLALFQQGQQGRSIAVGRGHALPPSSLSLSNAAIASPAGTHHLPGLGGGGGGTGALGGLDFRGIVSHDADATMAESHESGPSKKKQKRNKPTLSCHECVERKTKCDRGRPHCLACIKRQTECRYAHVANLLEETSRSAANGLRMTKAPKKKSGSSGKLPVPNIADRTVNSSDDPPSRGAVALSTGLLSNVPYSIATASNVFGVGSEHPFANYWTCEGGLPEVISVLPEKLQADILLGRYFECVDPVYPMIHRQTFYADYEHFWQMSIPEKHSVDAAFIAQIFVMLALGAQFVTSTTPQERKQTAEFYASASNQALRMFSYLSTASIRSIQAMVLMTYFLINDNHASDGWAFAGILIRQAYAMGLHRDPNIVTPDASPFEKQQRRKVWQAVLLQDTFLTVLLSLPPSATHTDVSVDDLLDHGSSIASSDPTDNAYIRGSWTLANLVQETICSPRSLDVPICATARHKSKLIADFRAVYRSFPDVFRSWDAESLTTLAGTNKRVVRQTLFLTSNYFHNLMLVHASESPDVPVNARGTLEAAHDAIGAFFLLFNLLESEARVWWVFNHRAFLEALCIGNVLKEAAKEPVGKELLAKDPLFVRAKADITRMIQIMQQMAEDSEVARTRVQVLSEFLS from the exons ATGGATCTGGCGCTCTTCCAGCAAGGCCAACAGGGCCGCTCCATAGCCGTGGGACGTGGCCATGCCTTGCCCCCCAGCTCATTGTCCTTGTccaacgccgccatcgcGTCGCCGGCCGGGACTCATCACCTGCCgggcctcggcggcggcggtggaggcacCGGAGCGCTGGGTGGGCTCGACTTTCGGGGAATCGTGTCCCACGATGCCGACGCGACGATGGCCGAGAGTCATGAGAGTGGGCcgtccaagaagaagcagaagcggaACAAGCCCACGCTGTCGTGCCACGAGTGCGTTGAGCGGAAGACCAag TGCGACAGAGGTCGGCCCCATTGTCTCGCAT GCATCAAGCGGCAGACTGAGTGTAGATATGCGCATGTTGCCAACTTACTTGA GGAGACATCCAGGTCGGCTGCCAATGGGCTCCGCATGACCAAGGcccccaagaagaagtcgggGTCTTCTGGAAAGCTTCCAGTCCCCAACATCGCAGACAGGACTGTCAACAGCAGCGATGATCCCCCATCCAGGGGCGCTGTAGCCCTCTCCACTGGCTTGTTGTCAAACGTTCCATACTCCATCGCCACTGCCAGCAATGTGTTTGGAGTTGGTTCGGAACACCCATTCGCAAACTACTGGACATGTGAAGGTGGCCTCCCGGAAGTCATCTCTGTGCTTCCAGAGAAACTCCAGGCAGACATTTTACTCGGTCGATATTTCGAATGCGTCGATCCGGTGTACCCCATGATTCATCGCCAGACATTCTATGCCGACTATGAACATTTTTGGCAAATGTCTATACCGGAGAAGCACTCGGTTGATGCCGCCTTTATAGCCCAAATATTCGTCATGCTGGCTTTAGGCGCTCAGTTTGTCACGTCGACAACACCTCAGGAGCGGAAACAGACCGCCGAGTTTTACGCTTCCGCTAGCAATCAAGCTCTCCGGATGTTTTCATATCTTAGCACAGCATCAATTCGGTCCATTCAAGCCATGGTACTGATGACATACTTCCTTATCAACGATAACCACGCTTCAGACGGTTGGGCATTTGCTGGTATTTTAATACGGCAGGCTTATGCTATGGGCTTGCATCGTGATCCCAATATAG TAACCCCGGATGCTAGTCCGTTtgagaagcagcaaagacgCAAGGTCTGGCAGGCAGTCTTATTACAAGATACTTTCCTTACTGTGCTCTTGTCTCTACCGCCGTCTGCCACGCATACTGATGTGTCGGTGGATGATTTGCTTGATCACGGAtcctccatcgccagcagcgaccCGACTGATAATGCCTACATCCGAGGCTCCTGGACGCTGGCAAACCTAGTACAAGAGACCATTTGCTCACCTCGGTCTCTTGATGTGCCCATTTGTGCGACGGCGCGGCACAAGTCGAAACTGATTGCCGATTTCCGGGCTGTTTACCGCTCTTTCCCGGACGTATTTCGCTCGTGGGACGCTGAAAGCCTGACGACGTTGGCCGGGACAAACAAACGTGTTGTACGACAGACACTATTTCTTACGAGCAACTACTTTCACAACCTCATGTTGGTCCACGCGTCGGAAAGCCCGGACGTTCCTGTCAACGCAAGGGGCACACTGGAGGCCGCCCACGATGCCATCGGagcctttttcttgctgTTCAACCTGCTGGAGAGCGAGGCTCGCGTGTGGTGGGTCTTTAACCACAGAGCCTTTCTCGAGGCGTTGTGTATAGGCAATGTCCtgaaagaagcagccaaagagCCTGTGGGTAAGGAACTGCTGGCAAAAGACCCGCTGTTTGTTCGAGCCAAGGCAGACATCA CTCGGATGATACAGATCATGCAACAGATGGCCGAGGACTCCGAAGTTGCTCGGACCAGGGTTCAAGTGCTGAGCGAGTTTCTGAGCTAA
- a CDS encoding uncharacterized protein (EggNog:ENOG41~TransMembrane:1 (n3-13c19/20o330-351i)~SECRETED:SignalP(1-19)) — MRGLGKAATLILAPSAVLARPLPVDPTSSRGAPASSAFSVAVAIDSSGSKSAKTTDQTLVFNLDIQESPEACNEAKVRIDGFLLSQDDNGTGQGTFASLDGHTVTASWNFTCKEHARRVPWDQDLALTIMSLDGEAVPETTFFTSFRQRTPVKVYDIGGDSVVYTTEGHAPTRVDQEKLLDKVKEITGLTQVDDEVKAEIKGILSMEQQINELRELVVVKQRKVLDGLGIAPSTPAFNLQTFYQTARLASSTLRGTMEHWVDSVLGYSPDKNHHHRHHRHPHRYPHHREDDLVVSMQVDGEGGQHFFYYRDRNSNSTRLTPAHPRRHVTYAPLFAIIFTFHLGLFFILRSIRQRSHTRRTRNLSNRQHRREARAQRRCQRQARRAGFKQSIQNFLCNFRDLFRTKHIELNEKTSMLINSRDEEDASMEDELASFQEAASVFSDMVAAEEERRAARRAESLPPRITEDVSPPAYDEVREMHDEKRPDGN; from the exons ATGCGTGGCCTCGGCAAGGCGGCGACGCTCATATTGGCGCCATCGGCAGTGTTGGCGAGGCCTTTACCGGTGGATccgacatcatcaagag GTGCTCCAGCCAGCTCTGCCTTTTCCGTCGCTGTTGCTATAGATTCGAGCGGTTCCAAGAGTGCAAAGACTACCGACCAAACACTG GTCTTCAATCTTGACATCCAAGAATCCCCAGAAGCTTGCAACGAGGCCAAAGTAAGAATCGACGGATTCCTGCTCTCTCAAGATGACAACGGCACCGGCCAGGGGACATTCGCCTCGCTGGACGGACACACCGTCACTGCGAGCTGGAACTTCACTTGCAAGGAGCACGCACGACGGGTGCCCTGGGACCAAGACTTGGCGTTGACAATCATGTCCTTGGACGGAGAGGCCGTTCCTGAGACGACCTTTTTCACCAGCTTCAGACAGCGAACCCCTGTCAAAGTCTACGACATTGGAGGAGATTCTGTTGTTTACACAACCGAAGGCCATGCGCCCACCCGAGTCGACCAGGAAAAGCTTCTGGACAAGGTCAAAGAAATCACTGGCCTGACACAAGTCGACGACGAGGTCAAGGCCGAAATCAAAGGCATCCTTTCCATGGAGCAGCAGATCAACGAGCTTAGGGAACTCGTTGTGGTTAAGCAGCGCAAAGTATTGGACGGGCTAGGAATTGCCCCTTCAACTCCGGCCTTCAACTTGCAGACCTTTTATCAAACCGCCAGGCTCGCCTCTTCTACTCTCCGAGGCACCATGGAGCACTGGGTGGATTCCGTGCTCGGATACTCGCCTGATAAAAATCACCACCATCggcaccatcgccatcctcaccGCTATCCCCATCACCGAGAAGATGATCTTGTTGTAAGCATGCAAGTGGATGGCGAGGGAGGCCAGCACTTTTTCTATTACCGCGACCGTAATAGCAACTCTACCAGACTAACACCGGCTCATCCCCGAAGA CACGTCACCTACGCCCCCCTGTTCGCAATCATCTTCACCTTCCACCTgggccttttctttattctccGATCCATTCGTCAGCGAAGCCACACGCGCCGGACGAGAAACCTCAGTAATCGCCAACACCGCCGCGAAGCTCGAGCCCAACGCCGCTGCCAAAGGCAAGCCCGCCGAGCCGGCTTCAAACAAAGCATCCAGAATTTCCTTTGTAACTTTCGAGATTTATTCCGCACCAAACACATTGAACTTAACGAAAAGACAAGCATGTTGATCAATTCAcgggatgaggaggatgccTCGATGGAGGACGAGCTTGCGTCTTTCCAGGAGGCAGCCTCTGTATTCAGCGACAtggtggctgctgaagaagagaggagggcGGCAAGGAGGGCCGAGTCGCTGCCGCCGAGGATCACCGAGGACGTGAGCCCTCCAGCTTATGATGAAGTGAGGGAAATGCATGATGAGAAGAGACCCGATGGGAATTGA
- a CDS encoding uncharacterized protein (SECRETED:SignalP(1-19)): MAITTVGLMFESLIHTCMGMRVSVRVCKKERGGTEYMVQGEERMQVQPKYVAVIGGQKVGNEIIALLCIRDAFISYIGPIRIAGSGEMRDAMLPEKRVEGGV, translated from the coding sequence ATGGCTATTACTACTGTCGGGCTCATGTTTGAAAGCCtgatacatacatgcatggGCATGCGCGTGAGCGTGAGAGTGtgcaagaaagagaggggggggacGGAGTATATGgtccaaggagaagagcgaatGCAAGTACAGCCGAAATATGTGGCCGTGATAGGTGGACAAAAGGTGGGCAATGAAATCATTGCGTTGCTTTGCATCCGAGACGCCTTCATCTCGTACATTGGACCTATTAGGATTGCAGGCTCTGGTGAGATGCGTGATGCCATGCTACCCGAGAAGAGGGTGGAGGGAGGGGTATGA
- a CDS encoding uncharacterized protein (EggNog:ENOG41), with amino-acid sequence MCQQHQNQGHDGTPAASPQSDTNTRPRYNDSFPWHLGAFDAHCHPTDTMSSIASLATLNARALAIMATRSQDQHLVAQVAAEHGVSDSDSPLNHGDDSILDGLASKRTCRVVPAFGWHPWFSYQLYDDTASNHSSPNSNPDNATSTTEDAFRIAHYKAVLSPTPKDPSFLSSLPPPTPLSSFIASTRKHLTSFPHALIGEIGLDKGFRLPHQWLPDDASSRDEGLTPGGREGRLLSPYRVQMQHQQAVLQAQLRLAGETGRAVSVHGVQAHGVLYDTIAACWKGHEKKILSRREKKQIAPGAEESSSSDDDDNEDENGNEKEPKQKNKTARGKPFPPRICLHSYSGSADTLKQWFHPAVPSQIFVSFSTAVNLGTDSGRAKLEGVVRAVPDDRILVESDLHMAGEEAEAMLEDMYRLVCEIKGWDLEPGVRTIGKNFQDFIYG; translated from the coding sequence ATGtgccaacaacaccaaaacCAAGGCCACGATGGGACTCCCGCCGCCTCACCCCAGTCAGATACCAACACCCGGCCTCGCTACAATGACTCCTTCCCCTGGCATCTCGGCGCCTTTGACGCCCACTGCCATCCCACCGACACCATGAGCTCCATCGCCTCTCTCGCCACTCTCAACGCCCGAGCtctcgccatcatggccacccGCTCGCAGGACCAGCATCTCGTTGCGCAAGTCGCAGCCGAGCATGGCGTTTCCGACTCAGACTCGCCTTTGAACCATGGAGACGACTCAATCTTGGATGGTCTAGCTAGCAAAAGGACATGCAGAGTCGTTCCGGCGTTTGGCTGGCATCCCTGGTTCTCATACCAGCTCTACGACGACACCGCCTCCAACCACAGCTCTCCCAATTCAAATCCAGATAACGCTACATCTACGACGGAAGACGCCTTCAGGATTGCTCACTACAAAGCCGTCCTCTCACCCACTCCCAAAGACCCATccttcctctcctccctcccccctccaaCCCCCTTATCCTCATTCATCGCATCCACCCGCAAACACCTCACTTCCTTCCCCCACGCCCTCATCGGCGAAATAGGCCTCGACAAGGGCTTCCGCCTCCCGCATCAATGGCTCCCCGACGACGCCTCTTCTCGCGACGAGGGCCTCACCCCCGGTGGGCGCGAGGGCCGGCTCCTCAGCCCGTACCGCGTGCAGatgcagcaccagcaggctGTTTTGCAGGCCCAGCTACGGCTTGCGGGCGAGACGGGGAGGGCAGTCAGCGTGCATGGCGTGCAGGCTCACGGCGTGCTGTACGACACAATAGCAGCGTGTTGGAAGGGCCATGAGAAAAAGATTCTCTCCcggagagagaagaagcagattgctCCGGGAGCCgaagaaagcagcagctccgacgatgacgacaatgaagatgaaaatggaaacgaaaaggagcccaagcaaaagaacaagacagcACGCGGCAAACCCTTCCCACCGCGAATATGCCTCCACTCCTACAGCGGCAGTGCCGATACCCTCAAACAGTGGTTCCATCCCGCAGTGCCCTCCCAAATCttcgtctccttctccacGGCCGTCAATCTAGGCACCGACAGCGGCAGGGCAAAGCTCGAGGGCGTCGTGCGTGCCGTGCCGGACGACAGGATCCTCGTCGAGAGCGACTTGCACATGGCgggcgaggaggccgaggcgaTGCTGGAGGACATGTATCGGCTGGTGTGTGAGATTAAGGGGTGGGATCTGGAGCCAGGGGTGAGGACAATAGGGAAGAATTTTCAAGACTTTATATATGGATAG
- a CDS encoding uncharacterized protein (EggNog:ENOG41~TransMembrane:2 (o276-297i318-341o)): MDLALFQQGQQGRSIAVGRGHALPPSSLSLSNAAIASPAGTHHLPGLGGGGGGTGALGGLDFRGIVSHDADATMAESHESGPSKKKQKRNKPTLSCHECVERKTKCDRGRPHCLACIKRQTECRYAHVANLLEETSRSAANGLRMTKAPKKKSGSSGKLPVPNIADRTVNSSDDPPSRGAVALSTGLLSNVPYSIATASNVFGVGSEHPFANYWTCEGGLPEVISVLPEKLQADILLGRYFECVDPVYPMIHRQTFYADYEHFWQMSIPEKHSVDAAFIAQIFVMLALGAQFVTSTTPQERKQTAEFYASASNQALRMFSYLSTASIRSIQAMVLMTYFLINDNHASDGWAFAGILIRQAYAMGLHRDPNIVTPDASPFEKQQRRKVWQAVLLQDTFLTVLLSLPPSATHTDVSVDDLLDHGSSIASSDPTDNAYIRGSWTLANLVQETICSPRSLDVPICATARHKSKLIADFRAVYRSFPDVFRSWDAESLTTLAGTNKRVVRQTLFLTSNYFHNLMLVHASESPDVPVNARGTLEAAHDAIGAFFLLFNLLESEARVWWVFNHRAFLEALCIGNVLKEAAKEPVGKELLAKDPLFVRAKADISKWQCPSLFSSPIQDGIVFLSSTASKYHRAV; this comes from the exons ATGGATCTGGCGCTCTTCCAGCAAGGCCAACAGGGCCGCTCCATAGCCGTGGGACGTGGCCATGCCTTGCCCCCCAGCTCATTGTCCTTGTccaacgccgccatcgcGTCGCCGGCCGGGACTCATCACCTGCCgggcctcggcggcggcggtggaggcacCGGAGCGCTGGGTGGGCTCGACTTTCGGGGAATCGTGTCCCACGATGCCGACGCGACGATGGCCGAGAGTCATGAGAGTGGGCcgtccaagaagaagcagaagcggaACAAGCCCACGCTGTCGTGCCACGAGTGCGTTGAGCGGAAGACCAag TGCGACAGAGGTCGGCCCCATTGTCTCGCAT GCATCAAGCGGCAGACTGAGTGTAGATATGCGCATGTTGCCAACTTACTTGA GGAGACATCCAGGTCGGCTGCCAATGGGCTCCGCATGACCAAGGcccccaagaagaagtcgggGTCTTCTGGAAAGCTTCCAGTCCCCAACATCGCAGACAGGACTGTCAACAGCAGCGATGATCCCCCATCCAGGGGCGCTGTAGCCCTCTCCACTGGCTTGTTGTCAAACGTTCCATACTCCATCGCCACTGCCAGCAATGTGTTTGGAGTTGGTTCGGAACACCCATTCGCAAACTACTGGACATGTGAAGGTGGCCTCCCGGAAGTCATCTCTGTGCTTCCAGAGAAACTCCAGGCAGACATTTTACTCGGTCGATATTTCGAATGCGTCGATCCGGTGTACCCCATGATTCATCGCCAGACATTCTATGCCGACTATGAACATTTTTGGCAAATGTCTATACCGGAGAAGCACTCGGTTGATGCCGCCTTTATAGCCCAAATATTCGTCATGCTGGCTTTAGGCGCTCAGTTTGTCACGTCGACAACACCTCAGGAGCGGAAACAGACCGCCGAGTTTTACGCTTCCGCTAGCAATCAAGCTCTCCGGATGTTTTCATATCTTAGCACAGCATCAATTCGGTCCATTCAAGCCATGGTACTGATGACATACTTCCTTATCAACGATAACCACGCTTCAGACGGTTGGGCATTTGCTGGTATTTTAATACGGCAGGCTTATGCTATGGGCTTGCATCGTGATCCCAATATAG TAACCCCGGATGCTAGTCCGTTtgagaagcagcaaagacgCAAGGTCTGGCAGGCAGTCTTATTACAAGATACTTTCCTTACTGTGCTCTTGTCTCTACCGCCGTCTGCCACGCATACTGATGTGTCGGTGGATGATTTGCTTGATCACGGAtcctccatcgccagcagcgaccCGACTGATAATGCCTACATCCGAGGCTCCTGGACGCTGGCAAACCTAGTACAAGAGACCATTTGCTCACCTCGGTCTCTTGATGTGCCCATTTGTGCGACGGCGCGGCACAAGTCGAAACTGATTGCCGATTTCCGGGCTGTTTACCGCTCTTTCCCGGACGTATTTCGCTCGTGGGACGCTGAAAGCCTGACGACGTTGGCCGGGACAAACAAACGTGTTGTACGACAGACACTATTTCTTACGAGCAACTACTTTCACAACCTCATGTTGGTCCACGCGTCGGAAAGCCCGGACGTTCCTGTCAACGCAAGGGGCACACTGGAGGCCGCCCACGATGCCATCGGagcctttttcttgctgTTCAACCTGCTGGAGAGCGAGGCTCGCGTGTGGTGGGTCTTTAACCACAGAGCCTTTCTCGAGGCGTTGTGTATAGGCAATGTCCtgaaagaagcagccaaagagCCTGTGGGTAAGGAACTGCTGGCAAAAGACCCGCTGTTTGTTCGAGCCAAGGCAGACATCAGTAAGTGGCAATgcccctctctcttttcttctccaattcaagatggcatagtctttctctcttccactGCCTCCAAATACCACAGAGCTGTTTGA